GCGGCGCTCGGCGCGACGGTACCGGTACCCACGCCCGGCGGCACCGCCAAAGTCGCCGTTCCCAGGGGCTCGTCCAGCGGCCGCCGGCTGCGGCTGCGCGGCGAGGGCATGCCCAACCCCCGTGGCGCCAACGGAGATCTCTACGCGGAGGTCCGGATCATGGTGCCGCCCGAACTCGGCGACCGGGAGCGTGAGCTCTTCGAGGAGCTGGCTGCCGTGTCCACCTTCGACCCGAGGAAGCCAGGATGACCCATGATCCACGGCGCGCTGCCGCCGGGCCGGAGGCCGGGCATCGCCGGCCGACGGCGCCGGACAAGCAGCGGGCCCTGAACGTCGTTGTCCGCAACTACGCCCTCGCTCCCGTCGACAGACTCAGCCTGGACGTCGTGGCCCGGCGCTCCGGACTCCACCCCGATCTCGTCCGGCGGTTCGTCACCCTCGGCCTGGTCGACGCCACCCGCGACCACAGCGGGCGGCTGTGGTTCGGCCCGGGCGCGCCCGCAACTCTCGCCCGCATCCAACGGCTACGGGCCGGGCTCCCCCTCAACTACGCCTCCCTCGGTCTGGTGCTCGATCTGCTCGACCGGATCAGCGAGCTGGAGGCCGCGTTGAGACGCAGCAACGCCGGCTCGAGGAGTGATGAATCGTGGATATGAACCGGCTCACCCAGAAGTCCCAGGAAGCCCTTCAGGAAGCGCAGACGATCGCCGGCCGGATGGACCAGACCGAGGTCGACGGTGAGCATCTGCTGCTCGCCCTCCTCGACCAGCCGGACGGGCTGGTGCCGCGGCTCTTCGACCAAGCGGGCGCCGACACCAAGGCGTTGCGCGCCTCGCTCATGGGCGAGCTGTCACGCAGGCCGAAGGTGACCGGACCCGGCGCCACACCCGGCCAGGTGTACGTCACCCAGCGGCTGGCCAAGCTGCTGGACACCGCCGAGCAGGAGGCCAAGCGGCTCAAGGACGAATATGTGTCCGTGGAGCACCTCGTCCTGGCACTGGCCGATGAGGGCTCCAGGACCGCGGCGGGACGTCTGCTCAAGGAACACGGCATCACCAAGGACGTCTTCCTGTCCGCGCTGACCCGCATCCGCGGCCACCAGCGGGTCACCTCGGCGACCCCCGAGGCCGCGTACGAGGCGTTGGAGAAGTACGGCCGTGATCTGGTCGCCGAGGCGCGCAGCGGCAAGAAGGACCCGGTGATCGGCCGGGACGCGGAGATCCGCCGCGTCACCCAGATCCTCAGCCGCAAGACGAAGAACAACCCCGTGCTGATCGGCGATCCGGGCGTCGGCAAGACGGCCATCGTGGAGGGACTGGCACAGCGGATCGTCCGCGGCGACGTCCCCGAGGGGCTGCGCGAGAAGACCATCTTCTCCCTCGACATGAGCTCGCTGGTGGCGGGCGCCAAATACCGTGGTGAGTTCGAGGAACGGCTGCAGGCCGTGCTGAGCGAGGTCAAGGCCGCCGAGGGGCGCATCCTGCTCTTCGTCGACGAACTCCACACGGTCGTCGGAGCCGGCGGCGGCGCCGAGGGCGCGATGGACGCCGGCAACATGCTCAAGCCGATGCTCGCCCGCGGTGAGCTGCACATGATCGGCGCCACCACGCTGGAGGAGTACCGCAAGCACGTCGAGTCCGACGCCGCCCTCGAACGCCGCTTCCAGCAGGTCCTGGTGGACGAGCCGAGCGTGGAGGACACCGTCTCCATCCTCCGCGGCCTGCGCGAACGTCTTGAGGTCTTCCACGGCGTGAAGATCCAGGACACCGCGCTGGTCGCCGCGGCCACCCTCAGCCACCGCTATATCTCCGACCGCTTCCTGCCGGACAAGGCCATCGACCTCGTCGACGAGGCATGCGCGCGGCTGCGCACCGAGATCGACTCCATGCCGG
The sequence above is a segment of the Streptomyces lydicus genome. Coding sequences within it:
- a CDS encoding chaperone modulator CbpM; the encoded protein is MTHDPRRAAAGPEAGHRRPTAPDKQRALNVVVRNYALAPVDRLSLDVVARRSGLHPDLVRRFVTLGLVDATRDHSGRLWFGPGAPATLARIQRLRAGLPLNYASLGLVLDLLDRISELEAALRRSNAGSRSDESWI